GAGGTATAGCGCACCGCATTGTTGAACTGGTAGGTGTTGGCCAGCGTGTCCAGGTTCCCCGGGTGAAACAGGTAGAAGTTCGTCAGCTGGAATCCGTTGCTCAGCTTGCCCGCATAGTCGAACACGATGTCCGGCATGTTCCCCAGCGTGACAGTGCCCAGGCTGCCCTGCAGGCCGACCGTGGCGTTGCGGTTGAACAGGCGGCCCGCATTGACCTGGTTGCCGGTGTCGGTGGCAAAGCCGGCTTCGAGCTGGAACAGGGCTTTCATGCCGCCGCCCAGGTCTTCCGTGCCGCGGAAGCCGATGCGGTCCGGCTGCATCGTCCCCTGGTCGAGGCGGGTCACGGCGCCGCCGGCCAGATTGTTGATGTAGGCCACGCCCGCGTCCAGGCTGCCGTAGACCGTGACGTTGCTCTGGGCCTGGGCGCTCGCCGCGGCAACGCTCCCGAGCGCGGCGACGGCGGCCATGATGGACAGATGCGATTTCATATGAACTCCCCTATTGTTTTGGCGGCGGATACCGCGTTTCATGGATAAAACGGCGTTTCAGATGTGATTTGGGCGCAAAAAAAACCGGACCAGCGGTCAGGTTCTTCTTGCGGGTTTGGCGCCGGGCGCGGCGTCTCCTTCCCCGCCCGGCGCGCAGCGTTACAGGTCGAGCACCAGGCGCCGTCCCTTGCAGCCGGACACGCAGACCATCATCGTCTTGCCGGACTCGCGCTCGGCCTTGGTCAGCACCCCGTCGCGATGGTCCGGCACGCCGTCCACGACCCGGGTCTCGCACGAGCCGCACACGCCTTCGCGGCAGCTGTGGTCGACATCGACCCCGGCTTCGAGCAGCGCGTCCAGCAGCGACTTGCCGGTCGGGACGAGCACCATCTTCTGCGAGCGCGCCAGATGGCACTCGTAATCGCTGCCCTGCGCCGCGACCACCGGCTCGGCCGGGGCGAAGCGCTCGATGTGCACGTTCGGCAGGCCCAGCGCTTCGCACGTCCGCTCGAAGGCGCCCAGCATCGGCGTCGGGCCGCAGCAATAAAAGTGCGCACTGCCGGGTTTGGCGGTCAGGTAGGCGCGCAGGTCCGGCGGGCCGCCCGCTTCGTCGTCGAAGTGGGTCTGCACGCCGTCCGCGCCGAGCAGGCCCTCGACGAAGGCCGCTTCGGCGCGGCTGCGCGCGCAGTACAGCAGCTCCACCGACTTGCCCAGGCGGCGCAGCTCGTTCAACATGCCGTAGATCGGCGTGATGCCGATGCCGCCCGCGATCAGGACCGTGTGCGCCGCCGTCTCGTCCAGCGGGAAGTTGTTGCGCGGCGCGCCGATCGTGATCGTGGCGCCGACCCGCAGCTGCTCGTGCACGTAGCGCGAACCGCCGCGGCTGTTCTTATCGTGCAGCACGCCGATGACGTAGCGGTGGCGCTCCTGCGGCGAATTCCACAGCGAGTAGCTGCGCACCACGCCGTTCGGCAAGTGCAGGTCGATATGGGCGCCGGCGGCGAAAGCGGGCAGTTCGGCGCCCTGCGGCGACACCAGCTCGACGCTGACGATGCCGTTGGCTTCGAAACGCATCGCCTGCACGCGCACGACGATCTGTTGGCTGTTGCTCATGGCATGACTCCGGTATTCAGGCGGCGGTTTCGGCCGCGGCTATCTGCGCCTTGGCCAGGGCGCGCAGGTGGCGGCGCAGGCGCACGATGCCCATGTCGTGCTGGTACAGCATTTCGCGCTGGTTGGCGTCCGGCTCCATCGCTTCCAGGATCACGCGGTCCTGCTCCAGCACCTGCCAGTGGCGCGCCTCCAGGCGGTTCTTGTACAGGAAGCGCCAGGTATCGCGCTGCCAGCCCTCGACCTTGCGCACGCGCCAGAAGAACACGGCGGTGGCGCCCTCTTCCATCGGCGCGTAGCCGCCGATGATGATGAAGTTGCCGCCGGGGCCGCCGGTCTTCGGATACGGGATCTCGAGGCGCATCCACTGGATGCCGGTCTCGCCGTACTCGGTCCAGTCGAAATTCACGCCGCGCTGGCCTTCCTTCTCGAACACGAAGCCGGTCTCGGTATCGCGCACGCGGAAGGCGGCCGTCGATTCGCCCTCGGCCATCGAATGCGACTGCTTGTGCAGGAAGGTGCCGTGCATCGGGTCGAGCACGTTGTCCAGCACGTAGCGGTAGTCGCCCTCCCACTCGGCGTAGCACAGGAAGTGCGCGTAGGCGGGATCGGTCAGCTCGGGCGGCAGGTTCAGCGGCGGCGCGTCGGCCACGTCCTTGCTGGCGTTGTAGAGGAAGATCGCGCCGGCCGCTTCCTTGACGTGGAACGAGCGCGTCGCCTTGGCGCCTTCGAGCTTGCAGCCCGGGCTGCCCGGGACGCTGGTCACGACGCCGTCGAAGCGTATCTGCACGCCGTGGTAGCCGCAGGCGATGCGGTCGCCCAGCACGATGCCGAGCGAAAGCGGCGCGCCGCGGTGCGGGCAGTGGTCTTCCAGCGCGTGCAGCGTGCCGTCGGCTTCGCGCCACAGGACGAATTTCCTGCCCAGGCGGCGCAGCGACACGGGTTTGTCGGCAACGAAGCCGGACGGGCAGATCGGGTACCACAGGTCTTTCAGGCCGGCTGCGAGGACGGCGTCGACGGGATCATTGGCTACGGTGCGCATCATGTGTCCTTTCGGGTTCAGCATTCGGAGGCCAGGCGCGCGATCTCGGCCTGGTAGTTTTGTTCGGTCCAAGCGGCGCCGCCCGGATAGTTCGGGCCGGTGCGGTTCAGGTGCGCCACCAGGGCGGACAGCTCGGTGATGCCGGCCGCGAAAGCGCGTTCGATCGAATCGCCCAGCAGGTCTTCCCACGAAGTCGGTTCACGGCGGCG
This genomic stretch from Massilia putida harbors:
- a CDS encoding PDR/VanB family oxidoreductase; translated protein: MSNSQQIVVRVQAMRFEANGIVSVELVSPQGAELPAFAAGAHIDLHLPNGVVRSYSLWNSPQERHRYVIGVLHDKNSRGGSRYVHEQLRVGATITIGAPRNNFPLDETAAHTVLIAGGIGITPIYGMLNELRRLGKSVELLYCARSRAEAAFVEGLLGADGVQTHFDDEAGGPPDLRAYLTAKPGSAHFYCCGPTPMLGAFERTCEALGLPNVHIERFAPAEPVVAAQGSDYECHLARSQKMVLVPTGKSLLDALLEAGVDVDHSCREGVCGSCETRVVDGVPDHRDGVLTKAERESGKTMMVCVSGCKGRRLVLDL
- a CDS encoding aromatic ring-hydroxylating oxygenase subunit alpha — protein: MRTVANDPVDAVLAAGLKDLWYPICPSGFVADKPVSLRRLGRKFVLWREADGTLHALEDHCPHRGAPLSLGIVLGDRIACGYHGVQIRFDGVVTSVPGSPGCKLEGAKATRSFHVKEAAGAIFLYNASKDVADAPPLNLPPELTDPAYAHFLCYAEWEGDYRYVLDNVLDPMHGTFLHKQSHSMAEGESTAAFRVRDTETGFVFEKEGQRGVNFDWTEYGETGIQWMRLEIPYPKTGGPGGNFIIIGGYAPMEEGATAVFFWRVRKVEGWQRDTWRFLYKNRLEARHWQVLEQDRVILEAMEPDANQREMLYQHDMGIVRLRRHLRALAKAQIAAAETAA
- a CDS encoding recombinase-like helix-turn-helix domain-containing protein, whose translation is MHQQRYLTVHQTRRREPTSWEDLLGDSIERAFAAGITELSALVAHLNRTGPNYPGGAAWTEQNYQAEIARLASEC